The following coding sequences are from one Venturia canescens isolate UGA chromosome 5, ASM1945775v1, whole genome shotgun sequence window:
- the Fak gene encoding uncharacterized protein Fak isoform X6, with protein MSAGGDGSGVGGGVQNAGGGGRNTPPHGSPTPMDKATLKVHLPNGGFNVVKFGDAIDVKGIISLVTSRLAVGTRHYRNLYAMRLHHPGSGESYWLHQDTTMYQVQEKYERKHPHSEWRYELRVRYLPQNLNDLHEKDKVTFYYYYDQVRNDYLNANHVALDQDVAVQLCCLEIRYFFKDMPQVALDKKSNLEYLEREVGLHKFLPRSVLNGVKAKTLRKLIQQHFKKVAALTELECMFKFFELLQSHYRFDQERFICALGTSWSIRVELVIGPDLGISYMAHRGGTVVSPEIIYPVSSDVNLQPTRMAEFSQIQSIQTLVSDCKEHAKACIKLRVAGAAETLSITCSSLDQAESLADLIDGYCRLVTGSNTSLWNRKAASWKNYPCPCKDAHPPKYRQDGSGSPEKNAGKTGTILSEDYAEIVDEEGDYSTPATRDYEIVRNQVELGEIIGEGQFGNVHKGSYKGRDGQSIAVAVKTCKVDADSATADKFLEEAYIMQQFEHPYIIRLIGVCSEAPIWLIMELAKLGEMRAYLQSNKHRLDLATLLLYTFQLSTALSYLESKKFVHRDIAARNVLVSSHNCVKLADFGLSRWVEDQSYYIASKCKLPIKWMAPESINFRKFTTSSDVWMFGVCMWEILMLGVKPFQGVKNNEVIRKLENGERLALPNHCPPRLYSLMSQCWSYEPSKRPTFKDIRENLHEILLEEKHQQQETMRRENRRVQAMSWGADEVPPPKPSRQPQIQSEQQQTSTAAAPVSTYIVAQSPEVLAQLLKDNQARGVCPSVYTTPASPFNTLAVQFQEEDKVLTTSVVTDLPFFDSTSVTSETTSSPYNDSQSTCGDSTQSETNMDSIESSETLSPMMSSLNITDPVQIQSSSPASCRKQRKIKEMQNLYSVSSKIVGSITGDVYSPVQKFSSVASSSPVSNATTTTTSTSNTSCGAEIYGPVANFTQSSAIMSNFSQSPSVGGNYCENPGIYGPGGLNNSINAQHLANSNSTHFPVSSHVSNSSSVMPAFSTTNMSQASSIPVSHNTSYSSSPSSSPSLSSAVHSISAPPPCFSSSSPSPTPSSLVSTSSIPIVSSCSSTASSNYCNTSLADGGGGGGGGGGSVACMSSVSNAIPNSGIECLYGPVLKFRAQTAVSQNCVELKAATPPNVSYMQNPRAVVVNSPTLGQNYSQQQQQQQQQQQQQQQPQPIYVQNYQPQQIYSNVGQSGQPIYLTRGQFSTSSQKPQNVNQAQCIITSGQQYMTHHHAQMNDQNQIYTVHAIPANVIQAHKMQNFEPRNNVAVHPQANYPLGQSSQHKVEHITNTGLIHGHVVYSQYPLSCSSQPHQTNQYVAQDGATNFIPNEMDHHKQQQQQQHYGQMPQMINYGQVSHVIPQHCLTNSAIVQQCGPQIASGVVARVTASVPHNKGDEQHYSADCDLPGSLVSTGVDDGTVSSSGSILEDSKPEQFQRNAHSQILESSSNEGNSCNVDDEQKLLEQRLFEQQRQSEEDSRWLAREEKRLSIATSGDESASPPIPRSMTQSPNHETTHSANTSSLGSDKGSDKVIIVKKMEPAPTADLDRTNDKVYDCTTSVVRAVMSLSQRVQQSKADQYLEMVRRVGVELRALLSSVDALVEILPGCAHREVEMAHKVLSKDMAELVSAMKLAQSYSSTTLDAEYRKGMLSAAHILAMDAKNLLDVIDSIRIRYPRVNNQICEKHNEITCNSRQSTPENRIRSSQSGEQLLLGRSQSTERSEAPFRQSQSGDLLHRLGQSVDRAFQGSQTNMNAISSLERRHHMVTNSLERNSTSRKQVGTNSLERRRPSITTGSSATSSSRNPVSLPPIVPVTCSLVQTIAPVIHPSQIITTDVSQQLGHSTNSSNRQQVMNETAGTPNNDS; from the exons ATGAGCGCCGGAGGAGACGGAAGCGGAGTAGGCGGTGGTGTACAAAATGCCGGTGGAGGTGGGAGGAACACGCCGCCGCATGGATCACCAACGCCAATGGACAAAGCCACCTTGAAAGTACACTTGCCGAACGGCGGTTTCAACgttgtcaaatttggcgaCGCGATCGATGTAAAAGGCATTATTTCACTGGTGACCAGCCGTTTGGCCGTCGGCACGAGGCATTATCGAAATCTCTACGCTATGAGACTTCACCATCCTGGGTCCGGCGAAAGCTACTGGCTTCATCAAGATACCACCATGTATCAGGTGCAAGAAAAATACGAGAGGAAACATCCCCATAGCGAGTGGAGATACGAACTCAGAGTTCGTTATTTGCCACAAAATCTAAACGACCTTCACGAGAAGGATAAAGTCACCTTCTATTACTACTACGATCAG GTACGAAATGATTATCTGAACGCGAACCACGTAGCGTTGGACCAAGATGTGGCTGTTCAACTCTGCTGTCTAGAAATACGCTACTTTTTCAAAGACATGCCTCAAGTCGCTCTCGACAAGAAAAGCAACTTGGAATATTTGGAGAGAGAG GTGGGACTGCACAAGTTCCTTCCGCGATCGGTGCTGAACGGTGTGAAAGCAAAAACTCTGAGAAAACTCATACAGCAACATTTCAAAAAAGTCGCCGCCCTCACCGAGCTCGAATGTATGTTCAAGTTCTTTGAGCTGTTACAATCTCATTATAGATTCGATCAAGAGAGGTTCATATGCGCTTTGGGG ACAAGTTGGTCGATACGCGTAGAGCTAGTCATCGGGCCTGATCTTGGAATCTCTTACATGGCGCATCGAGGTGGGACCGTGGTGAGTCCCGAAATAATTTATCCTGTCTCTAGTGATGTGAATTTACAG CCAACGAGAATGGcggaattttctcaaattcagtCGATACAGACTCTTGTTTCTGACTGCAAAGAACACGCAAAGGCTTGTATAAAGTTGCGAGTCGCGGGGGCTGCTGAAACGCTGAGCATCACCTGTTCGAGCCTCGATCAAGCCGAGAGCCTCGCTGATCTCATTGACGGCTATTGCAGACTCGTAACGGGCAGCAATACGTCGCTCTGGAATCGCAAGG CTGCTTCATGGAAAAACTATCCCTGTCCTTGCAAAG ACGCTCATCCACCGAAGTACAGGCAAGATGGCTCCGGCAGTCCGGAGAAGAATGCCGGTAAAACTGGCACTATTTTATCGGAGGATTATGCCGAAATCGTCGACGAGGAAGGCGACTACTCGACACCAGCCA CACGAGATTACGAGATCGTGAGAAACCAAGTGGAGCTCGGAGAAATAATTGGAGAGGGTCAATTTGGGAATGTGCACAAAGGCTCGTACAAAGGACGGGACGGTCAGTCGATCGCCGTTGCGGTAAAAACGTGCAAGGTCGATGCCGACTCGGCAACAGCTGATAAATTTCTCGAAGAAGCCT ATATAATGCAGCAGTTCGAGCATCCTTACATAATAAGACTGATCGGTGTGTGTTCGGAAGCGCCGATATGGTTGATAATGGAACTAGCCAAATTGGGGGAGATGAGAGCTTATTTACAATCGAACAAGCATCGTCTCGATCTCGCGACTCTTCTTCTCTACACTTTTCAATTGAGCACGGCCTTGTCTTATCTCGAGAGtaaaaaattcgttcatcGTGACATAGCGGCGAGAAACGTGCTCGTATCGTCGCATAATTGTGTCAAGCTCGCTGATTTTGGTCTGAGTAGATGGGTCGAGGATCAGAGTTATTATATTGCGAGCAAATGTAAATTACCCATCAAGTGGATGGCACCTGAAAGcattaattttcgaaaattcaccaCCTCTTCGGACGTGTGGATGTTTG GTGTATGTATGTGGGAAATTTTGATGCTCGGCGTAAAACCATTCCAAGGAGTCAAGAATAATGAAGTTATTCGTAAGCTCGAGAACGGTGAACGGCTGGCACTCCCGAACCATTGTCCGCCAAGATTGTACTCGCTCATGTCGCAGTGTTGGAGTTACGAACCGAGCAAACGGCCAACTTTCAAAGATATTCGAGAAAATTTACA CGAAATCTTGTTGGAAGAGAAACATCAGCAACAAGAGACGATGAGACGCGAGAATAGGAGAGTCCAGGCAATGTCTTGGG GTGCCGACGAGGTCCCACCTCCAAAACCGTCGCGTCAGCCGCAGATTCAGTCGGAGCAGCAACAAACGAGCACAGCTGCAGCTCCAGTTTCAACGTACATCGTCGCACAAAGTCCGGAGGTATTGGCCCAATTATTGAAGGACAATCAAGCGCGGGGGGTATGTCCCTCTGTTTATACGACGCCCGCTTCGCCCTTCAACACCCTCGCAGTACAATTCCAAGAGGAGGACAAGGTCCTTACTACATCGGTAGTCACGGATCTGCCCTTTTTCGATTCGACATCCGTAACGTCAGAGACGACAAGCAGCCCGTACAACGACTCACAGTCGACATGCGGTGACTCAACACAGTCCGAGACGAATATGGATTCGATCGAATCCTCGGAAACATTATCCCCAATGATGTCAAGCCTAAATATCACGGATCCAGTCCAAATACAATCTTCTTCTCCTGCGTCGTGTCGAAAACAACGGAAGATTAAAGAGATGCAAAATTTGTATTCGGTCAGTTCGAAGATCGTTGGTAGTATAACGGGTGACGTTTATTCACCGGtgcaaaaattttcatcggtcGCCTCTTCGTCTCCGGTATCAAATGCAACGACGACCACGACGAGCACTAGCAATACCTCGTGCGGTGCTGAGATTTACGGTCCGGTGGCTAATTTTACTCAGAGCTCAGCGATAATGagcaatttttcacaatcccCATCAGTAGGAGGAAATTATTGCGAAAATCCTGGTATTTACGGACCCGGCGGTTTAAACAattcgatcaacgctcaacACCTGGCTAATTCAAATTCGACTCATTTCCCGGTTAGCTCGCATGTCTCAAATTCAAGCTCTGTAATGCCCGCTTTTTCCACTACCAATATGTCCCAAGCTTCGAGCATTCCCGTATCTCACAACACCAGttattcttcttctccttcttcgtCTCCGTCCTTGTCCTCCGCCGTTCACTCCATCTCCGCCCCGCCCCCTTgcttttcttcttcgtctccTTCGCCTACTCCCTCATCTCTCGTCTCAACTTCGTCGATTCCCATCGTATCGTCCTGCTCGTCGACGGCTTCGAGCAATTATTGCAATACCTCTCTTGCcgatggtggtggtggtggcggtGGCGGTGGTGGCAGTGTCGCTTGTATGAGCTCCGTGAGCAACGCAATACCGAACTCTGGTATAGAATGCTTGTACGGCCCGGTTCTTAAATTTCGCGCACAAACCGCGGTCAGTCAAAACTGTGTTGAATTGAAAGCAGCTACGCCGCCCAACGTTTCCTACATGCAAAATCCACGAGCCGTCGTTGTCAACAGTCCAACACTGGGGCAAAACTATtcgcaacaacagcagcagcagcaacaacaacaacaacaacaacaacaacctCAACCGATCTACGTTCAGAATTATCAGCCACAGCAGATATATTCAAACGTTGGACAATCGGGTCAACCGATTTACTTGACTCGCGGACAATTTTCGACGAGCTCGCAAAAACCACAAAACGTCAATCAAGCCCAATGCATTATAACATCGGGCCAACAGTACATGACTCACCATCACGCGCAGATGAACGATCAAAACCAAATATACACCGTTCACGCGATACCGGCAAACGTTATACAAGCGCATAAAATGCAAAATTTCGAGCCTCGCAACAACGTAGCCGTTCACCCCCAAGCCAATTACCCACTTGGACAATCGTCTCAGCACAAAGTCGAACATATCACCAACACCGGACTCATTCACGGGCACGTAGTTTACTCGCAGTATCCTCTTTCCTGCTCGTCTCAGCCGCATCAGACCAATCAGTACGTAGCGCAGGACGGCGCTACTAATTTTATTCCCAACGAGATGGATCATCAcaaacagcaacagcaacaacagcactATGGTCAGATGCCACAAATGATAAATTACGGACAAGTCAGTCACGTCATACCGCAACACTGTTTAACTAACTCTGCGATCGTTCAACAATGTGGCCCACAAATTGCCAGTGGTGTCGTCGCCAGAGTAACCGCCAGTGTTCCTCATAACAAAGGGGACGAACAACACTATTCAGCGGATTGCGATTTACCCGGCTCGCTCGTGTCCACCGGAGTCGACGACGGCACCGTATCCTCCAGCGGTTCTATTCTCGAGGACTCGAAGCCAGAGCAG TTTCAGAGAAACGCCCATTCACAGATTCTCGAGAGCAGCTCGAACGAGGGTAACTCGTGCAACGTTGACGACGAGCAGAAATTATTGGAGCAACGGCTCTTTGAACAACAAAGACAATCGGAAGAGGACAGTCGATGGCTCGCGAGAGAAGAG AAGCGGCTATCGATCGCAACGAGCGGGGACGAAAGTGCGAGTCCGCCGATTCCGAGGTCCATGACGCAATCACCGAACCACGAAACGACGCATAGTGCCAATACGAGCTCGTTAGGATCGGACAAGGGATCAGACAAAGTCATAATCGTGAAG AAAATGGAGCCTGCTCCTACAGCGGATTTGGACAGAACGAACGACAAAGTGTACGACTGCACGACGAGCGTTGTACGGGCAGTGATGTCGCTCTCCCAAC GAGTACAACAGAGCAAAGCGGATCAGTACTTGGAAATGGTGCGAAGGGTAGGAGTCGAACTGCGCGCTCTCCTATCGTCGGTGGACGCTCTCGTTGAAATTTTGCCTGGCTGTGCGCATCGCGAGGTCGAAATGGCTCACAAAGTCCTCAGCAAAGATATGGCGGAACTCGTATCGGCTATGAAATTGGCGCAAAGTTACAGTTCGACGACCCTCGACGCTGAATATAGAAA AGGGATGTTGTCCGCAGCTCACATTTTAGCTATGGAcgcaaaaaatcttttggaCGTAATAGATTCGATTCGTATTCGTTACCCCCGCGTGAACAATCAAATATGCGAAAAGCACAACGAAATAACGTGCAACTCCCGGCAATCGACACCGGAAAATCGCATACGTTCGAGCCAATCGGGCGAGCAGTTGTTACTCGGGCGAAGCCAATCGACCGAAAGGTCAGAAGCACCGTTCAGGCAGAGTCAGAGCGGTGATTTGCTTCATCGACTCGGACAGTCCGTCGATCGAGCATTCCAG GGTAGCCAGACGAACATGAACGCGATTTCGAGTCTGGAGCGACGTCACCACATGGTGACGAACAGTTTGGAGAGGAATTCGACGTCGAGGAAACAAGTAGGAACGAACAGCTTGGAGAGAAGAAGACCGTCGATAACGACGGGTTCGAGCGCCACGAGTTCCTCGCGTAATCCGGTCAGTTTACCACCGATTGTTCCGGTCACGTGTAGCCTCGTACAAACGATAGCGCCGGTTATTCATCCGAGTCAGATAATAACGACCGACGTGAGCCAGCAATTGGGTCATTCGaccaacagcagcaacagacAGCAAGTGATGAACGAGACAGCAGGGACACCGAACAACGATAGCTAA
- the Fak gene encoding focal adhesion kinase 1 isoform X7 — protein sequence MLSIVERKDSRTSWPMTRFPDGNVDNLRGDNKTVGDSRVRRNGSNNFGAGRDVAREGAWQRNSKALFCALGQLGCNDSHYTPDTVGTWKFHRVPPRQSHEGMSAGGDGSGVGGGVQNAGGGGRNTPPHGSPTPMDKATLKVHLPNGGFNVVKFGDAIDVKGIISLVTSRLAVGTRHYRNLYAMRLHHPGSGESYWLHQDTTMYQVQEKYERKHPHSEWRYELRVRYLPQNLNDLHEKDKVTFYYYYDQVRNDYLNANHVALDQDVAVQLCCLEIRYFFKDMPQVALDKKSNLEYLEREVGLHKFLPRSVLNGVKAKTLRKLIQQHFKKVAALTELECMFKFFELLQSHYRFDQERFICALGTSWSIRVELVIGPDLGISYMAHRGGTVVSPEIIYPVSSDVNLQPTRMAEFSQIQSIQTLVSDCKEHAKACIKLRVAGAAETLSITCSSLDQAESLADLIDGYCRLVTGSNTSLWNRKAASWKNYPCPCKDAHPPKYRQDGSGSPEKNAGKTGTILSEDYAEIVDEEGDYSTPATRDYEIVRNQVELGEIIGEGQFGNVHKGSYKGRDGQSIAVAVKTCKVDADSATADKFLEEAYIMQQFEHPYIIRLIGVCSEAPIWLIMELAKLGEMRAYLQSNKHRLDLATLLLYTFQLSTALSYLESKKFVHRDIAARNVLVSSHNCVKLADFGLSRWVEDQSYYIASKCKLPIKWMAPESINFRKFTTSSDVWMFGVCMWEILMLGVKPFQGVKNNEVIRKLENGERLALPNHCPPRLYSLMSQCWSYEPSKRPTFKDIRENLHEILLEEKHQQQETMRRENRRVQAMSWGADEVPPPKPSRQPQIQSEQQQTSTAAAPVSTYIVAQSPEVLAQLLKDNQARGVCPSVYTTPASPFNTLAVQFQEEDKVLTTSVVTDLPFFDSTSVTSETTSSPYNDSQSTCGDSTQSETNMDSIESSETLSPMMSSLNITDPVQIQSSSPASCRKQRKIKEMQNLYSVSSKIVGSITGDVYSPVQKFSSVASSSPVSNATTTTTSTSNTSCGAEIYGPVANFTQSSAIMSNFSQSPSVGGNYCENPGIYGPGGLNNSINAQHLANSNSTHFPFQRNAHSQILESSSNEGNSCNVDDEQKLLEQRLFEQQRQSEEDSRWLAREEKRLSIATSGDESASPPIPRSMTQSPNHETTHSANTSSLGSDKGSDKVIIVKKMEPAPTADLDRTNDKVYDCTTSVVRAVMSLSQRVQQSKADQYLEMVRRVGVELRALLSSVDALVEILPGCAHREVEMAHKVLSKDMAELVSAMKLAQSYSSTTLDAEYRKGMLSAAHILAMDAKNLLDVIDSIRIRYPRVNNQICEKHNEITCNSRQSTPENRIRSSQSGEQLLLGRSQSTERSEAPFRQSQSGDLLHRLGQSVDRAFQGSQTNMNAISSLERRHHMVTNSLERNSTSRKQVGTNSLERRRPSITTGSSATSSSRNPVSLPPIVPVTCSLVQTIAPVIHPSQIITTDVSQQLGHSTNSSNRQQVMNETAGTPNNDS from the exons ATGCTGAGCATCGTCGAACGCAAGGACAGTCGTACGTCGTGGCCAATGACGCGCTTCCCCGACGGAAACGTGGACAATTTGCGCGGTGATAATAAGACGGTGGGTGATTCGAGAGTGAGAAGAAACGGGTCGAATAATTTTGGTGCCGGAAGAGACGTAGCTCGTGAAGGTGCTTGGCAGAGGAACAGCAAAGCTCTCTTCTGCGCTCTGGGTCAGCTGGGCTGTAACGATTCGCATTACACTCCGGACACGGTTGGAACGTGGAAATTTCACAGGGTCCCTCCCCGACAGAG CCATGAGGGCATGAGCGCCGGAGGAGACGGAAGCGGAGTAGGCGGTGGTGTACAAAATGCCGGTGGAGGTGGGAGGAACACGCCGCCGCATGGATCACCAACGCCAATGGACAAAGCCACCTTGAAAGTACACTTGCCGAACGGCGGTTTCAACgttgtcaaatttggcgaCGCGATCGATGTAAAAGGCATTATTTCACTGGTGACCAGCCGTTTGGCCGTCGGCACGAGGCATTATCGAAATCTCTACGCTATGAGACTTCACCATCCTGGGTCCGGCGAAAGCTACTGGCTTCATCAAGATACCACCATGTATCAGGTGCAAGAAAAATACGAGAGGAAACATCCCCATAGCGAGTGGAGATACGAACTCAGAGTTCGTTATTTGCCACAAAATCTAAACGACCTTCACGAGAAGGATAAAGTCACCTTCTATTACTACTACGATCAG GTACGAAATGATTATCTGAACGCGAACCACGTAGCGTTGGACCAAGATGTGGCTGTTCAACTCTGCTGTCTAGAAATACGCTACTTTTTCAAAGACATGCCTCAAGTCGCTCTCGACAAGAAAAGCAACTTGGAATATTTGGAGAGAGAG GTGGGACTGCACAAGTTCCTTCCGCGATCGGTGCTGAACGGTGTGAAAGCAAAAACTCTGAGAAAACTCATACAGCAACATTTCAAAAAAGTCGCCGCCCTCACCGAGCTCGAATGTATGTTCAAGTTCTTTGAGCTGTTACAATCTCATTATAGATTCGATCAAGAGAGGTTCATATGCGCTTTGGGG ACAAGTTGGTCGATACGCGTAGAGCTAGTCATCGGGCCTGATCTTGGAATCTCTTACATGGCGCATCGAGGTGGGACCGTGGTGAGTCCCGAAATAATTTATCCTGTCTCTAGTGATGTGAATTTACAG CCAACGAGAATGGcggaattttctcaaattcagtCGATACAGACTCTTGTTTCTGACTGCAAAGAACACGCAAAGGCTTGTATAAAGTTGCGAGTCGCGGGGGCTGCTGAAACGCTGAGCATCACCTGTTCGAGCCTCGATCAAGCCGAGAGCCTCGCTGATCTCATTGACGGCTATTGCAGACTCGTAACGGGCAGCAATACGTCGCTCTGGAATCGCAAGG CTGCTTCATGGAAAAACTATCCCTGTCCTTGCAAAG ACGCTCATCCACCGAAGTACAGGCAAGATGGCTCCGGCAGTCCGGAGAAGAATGCCGGTAAAACTGGCACTATTTTATCGGAGGATTATGCCGAAATCGTCGACGAGGAAGGCGACTACTCGACACCAGCCA CACGAGATTACGAGATCGTGAGAAACCAAGTGGAGCTCGGAGAAATAATTGGAGAGGGTCAATTTGGGAATGTGCACAAAGGCTCGTACAAAGGACGGGACGGTCAGTCGATCGCCGTTGCGGTAAAAACGTGCAAGGTCGATGCCGACTCGGCAACAGCTGATAAATTTCTCGAAGAAGCCT ATATAATGCAGCAGTTCGAGCATCCTTACATAATAAGACTGATCGGTGTGTGTTCGGAAGCGCCGATATGGTTGATAATGGAACTAGCCAAATTGGGGGAGATGAGAGCTTATTTACAATCGAACAAGCATCGTCTCGATCTCGCGACTCTTCTTCTCTACACTTTTCAATTGAGCACGGCCTTGTCTTATCTCGAGAGtaaaaaattcgttcatcGTGACATAGCGGCGAGAAACGTGCTCGTATCGTCGCATAATTGTGTCAAGCTCGCTGATTTTGGTCTGAGTAGATGGGTCGAGGATCAGAGTTATTATATTGCGAGCAAATGTAAATTACCCATCAAGTGGATGGCACCTGAAAGcattaattttcgaaaattcaccaCCTCTTCGGACGTGTGGATGTTTG GTGTATGTATGTGGGAAATTTTGATGCTCGGCGTAAAACCATTCCAAGGAGTCAAGAATAATGAAGTTATTCGTAAGCTCGAGAACGGTGAACGGCTGGCACTCCCGAACCATTGTCCGCCAAGATTGTACTCGCTCATGTCGCAGTGTTGGAGTTACGAACCGAGCAAACGGCCAACTTTCAAAGATATTCGAGAAAATTTACA CGAAATCTTGTTGGAAGAGAAACATCAGCAACAAGAGACGATGAGACGCGAGAATAGGAGAGTCCAGGCAATGTCTTGGG GTGCCGACGAGGTCCCACCTCCAAAACCGTCGCGTCAGCCGCAGATTCAGTCGGAGCAGCAACAAACGAGCACAGCTGCAGCTCCAGTTTCAACGTACATCGTCGCACAAAGTCCGGAGGTATTGGCCCAATTATTGAAGGACAATCAAGCGCGGGGGGTATGTCCCTCTGTTTATACGACGCCCGCTTCGCCCTTCAACACCCTCGCAGTACAATTCCAAGAGGAGGACAAGGTCCTTACTACATCGGTAGTCACGGATCTGCCCTTTTTCGATTCGACATCCGTAACGTCAGAGACGACAAGCAGCCCGTACAACGACTCACAGTCGACATGCGGTGACTCAACACAGTCCGAGACGAATATGGATTCGATCGAATCCTCGGAAACATTATCCCCAATGATGTCAAGCCTAAATATCACGGATCCAGTCCAAATACAATCTTCTTCTCCTGCGTCGTGTCGAAAACAACGGAAGATTAAAGAGATGCAAAATTTGTATTCGGTCAGTTCGAAGATCGTTGGTAGTATAACGGGTGACGTTTATTCACCGGtgcaaaaattttcatcggtcGCCTCTTCGTCTCCGGTATCAAATGCAACGACGACCACGACGAGCACTAGCAATACCTCGTGCGGTGCTGAGATTTACGGTCCGGTGGCTAATTTTACTCAGAGCTCAGCGATAATGagcaatttttcacaatcccCATCAGTAGGAGGAAATTATTGCGAAAATCCTGGTATTTACGGACCCGGCGGTTTAAACAattcgatcaacgctcaacACCTGGCTAATTCAAATTCGACTCATTTCCCG TTTCAGAGAAACGCCCATTCACAGATTCTCGAGAGCAGCTCGAACGAGGGTAACTCGTGCAACGTTGACGACGAGCAGAAATTATTGGAGCAACGGCTCTTTGAACAACAAAGACAATCGGAAGAGGACAGTCGATGGCTCGCGAGAGAAGAG AAGCGGCTATCGATCGCAACGAGCGGGGACGAAAGTGCGAGTCCGCCGATTCCGAGGTCCATGACGCAATCACCGAACCACGAAACGACGCATAGTGCCAATACGAGCTCGTTAGGATCGGACAAGGGATCAGACAAAGTCATAATCGTGAAG AAAATGGAGCCTGCTCCTACAGCGGATTTGGACAGAACGAACGACAAAGTGTACGACTGCACGACGAGCGTTGTACGGGCAGTGATGTCGCTCTCCCAAC GAGTACAACAGAGCAAAGCGGATCAGTACTTGGAAATGGTGCGAAGGGTAGGAGTCGAACTGCGCGCTCTCCTATCGTCGGTGGACGCTCTCGTTGAAATTTTGCCTGGCTGTGCGCATCGCGAGGTCGAAATGGCTCACAAAGTCCTCAGCAAAGATATGGCGGAACTCGTATCGGCTATGAAATTGGCGCAAAGTTACAGTTCGACGACCCTCGACGCTGAATATAGAAA AGGGATGTTGTCCGCAGCTCACATTTTAGCTATGGAcgcaaaaaatcttttggaCGTAATAGATTCGATTCGTATTCGTTACCCCCGCGTGAACAATCAAATATGCGAAAAGCACAACGAAATAACGTGCAACTCCCGGCAATCGACACCGGAAAATCGCATACGTTCGAGCCAATCGGGCGAGCAGTTGTTACTCGGGCGAAGCCAATCGACCGAAAGGTCAGAAGCACCGTTCAGGCAGAGTCAGAGCGGTGATTTGCTTCATCGACTCGGACAGTCCGTCGATCGAGCATTCCAG GGTAGCCAGACGAACATGAACGCGATTTCGAGTCTGGAGCGACGTCACCACATGGTGACGAACAGTTTGGAGAGGAATTCGACGTCGAGGAAACAAGTAGGAACGAACAGCTTGGAGAGAAGAAGACCGTCGATAACGACGGGTTCGAGCGCCACGAGTTCCTCGCGTAATCCGGTCAGTTTACCACCGATTGTTCCGGTCACGTGTAGCCTCGTACAAACGATAGCGCCGGTTATTCATCCGAGTCAGATAATAACGACCGACGTGAGCCAGCAATTGGGTCATTCGaccaacagcagcaacagacAGCAAGTGATGAACGAGACAGCAGGGACACCGAACAACGATAGCTAA